CAGGACAATGAGCATCATCGAAAGCGTCACCGCACGGGAGATCCTTGACTCTCGCGGCAATCCGACGATCGAGGTCGAGGTCGAGACCATTGACGGCGCGCGCGGGCGCGCGGCGGTCCCCTCCGGCGCGAGCACCGGCGTCCACGAGGCGCTGGAGCTGCGCGACGGCGACCCCGCGCGCTACGGCGGCAAGGGCGTGCTCCGGGCCGTCGAGAACGTGGAGACGGCCATCGCTGACCGCATCTGCGGCATGCCCGTTTTGGACCAGGCAGCCGTTGACGCCGCGCTCCTCGCCCTGGACGGCACGCCCAACAAGTCCAAGCTGGGCGCCAACGCCATCCTGGGCGCGTCGCTGGCCGTGGCCTACGCCGCCGCCGACCACCTGGCCGTGCCGCTCTATCGCTACCTGGGCGGGCCCAACGCCCGCGTGCTGCCCGTTCCGCAGATGAACATTCTGAACGGCGGCAGGCACGCGGAGAACTCGACGGACTTCCAGGAGTTCATGGTGCTGCCCGTGGGCGCCCGGAGCTTCCGGGACGCTCTGCGCATGGGCGTCGAGGTGTACCAGGCGCTGAAGAAAGTGCTGCACGACCGCAAGCTGAACACGAACGTGGGCGACGAGGGCGGGTTCGCGCCGTCTCTGCCCTCCAACAAGGACGCTGCGGAGGTCATTCTGGCGGCCATCGAGAAGGCGGGCTACCGCCCGGGCCGCGACTGCGTCCTGGGGCTGGACGCCGCCGCGTCCGAGCTGTACAAGAACGGCAAGTACGCCCTCGCGCGGGAGGGCAAGAGCC
This window of the Dehalococcoidia bacterium genome carries:
- the eno gene encoding phosphopyruvate hydratase, with the protein product MSIIESVTAREILDSRGNPTIEVEVETIDGARGRAAVPSGASTGVHEALELRDGDPARYGGKGVLRAVENVETAIADRICGMPVLDQAAVDAALLALDGTPNKSKLGANAILGASLAVAYAAADHLAVPLYRYLGGPNARVLPVPQMNILNGGRHAENSTDFQEFMVLPVGARSFRDALRMGVEVYQALKKVLHDRKLNTNVGDEGGFAPSLPSNKDAAEVILAAIEKAGYRPGRDCVLGLDAAASELYKNGKYALAREGKSLTSTQMVDLYADWVGKYPLVSIEDGLAEDDWDGWKLLTKRLGRKVQLVGDDLYVTNTKRLAKGIRSRASNSILIKLNQIGTLTETLEAVQMAQRARWTTVISHRSGETEDTTIADLAVAVGAGQIKTGAPCRSERVAKYNRLLRIEAELGKAARYAGRDAFTYRTA